The genomic region GATACGATTCGATGCTCCGGTTCCTGCGCGGAATCGAGATCATGTTAGGCCTCCTTCTCCAACCAGTTGTATTAAGCCGACGCATGGCAATCTCCTGGATGAGGGTTCTGCTCCTCTCAGAATTGATCAAACGGCATCAGCGCGCGGATGATCGTGTATGTGATCTCAGCTTCGCAACCGCCGCCAGGACTTGGGCGTCCAGGCGGCCCGCCCGTCTCTTCCTTCAAGAAAAAGTGATACTTGGTGGTCGGTCCCGGCAGCAAGGCTTTGCCCGACTGCTCTATAGGAGGGGTGTAATCGCCGAGAGGATCGCGCTCGTCAAAGTACACAGACGGCTCCATGAGATTGGCCCGCGTACTGATCTCCTTGCGGGTCCAAGAGAACTGGGTGATCCCTCTTGCTTCGCCACGACCGAGTTTGAACTTTTGCTCATGGATCTGACGGTCAGGCGAACGCCACTTGAACGTGATGTCGCTTTTCCCAACGGTATCGCATCGGTCAACCATGTAGAATCTCAAATCCGTGACAAAGACGTCATAGAGCGGGGTGATCGTGAACTCCTTGTTGATCCCGGTTACTTGCCCATTGGGGACCAGTTCCCTCACAGTAATAACGAGCTTCATCGCCCGTGGCTCCCCATTCCCTTCAACATCGCGGTACGAGAGGGTCAGGCCGCTGGTGGAACTATAGGTTCGTTTCAGGATCTGCGATCGAAACGGAGAGCTATAGAAGACTTCGACCTCGATGGGCACCGTCACCGGCAGGTTAGGGGGAATGCGGAGGTTCACGGAGATGCTCTTCGAGGTGACCCGCATCGCGTTGCGGATCGCTGTTAAACTTGGCGTCGGCGCGCTAAACTTCGGATCGGCCAGTTGAAGCGTGCCCCCCGGCTTCACAAGCCCCGGCAGAAGTCCTCGTTCCTGAATGTCGGCACCCTCCGCCGGCGGAGGCGACTCTTCGGATATCGTGGGGGCGGTGTCCGGGCTCGCCGGTTCTTCGGCGAAGGCACAGAGCGGTAGCCAGAATACGATCGCCCATGTCAGGGTCAGGGCACAAATGGCGTCACGATACGGAACTGATTTCGTCATACACACCTCCCAAGTGCCTGAGCGTCTCACGGTCCCAGACCGACAGGAGCAGATCAGCATGCCATGCGTCGGCGCGTCGTTTGACGCCCCGAACACCATGTCACTCACCCAGAACGCAAGCCGGATGATCAGGGCTTCTTGCCGCCACCTTCTCCCTGCGCAGCCAATTCCTTGACCCAATCAGGAACGGGAGTGGGCTCCCCAGCGGTGTCTTCCGCTTTCGAGGTTTCCTCCACGCCGCGCCGTTGAACACCGGCCATTCCCGCCTGACTCATCGCATTGCCGGACATGCCCGGCATGACTCTCGTTCCCGCCGGTTTCCGGCAGTTGATGACTTGATTGGTCGAATTATCGACGGTGCAGCAGAGCATCGTGTCTCCGCCACAAAAGAGCACGTGCGTATACGGCTTGTTGCCCATGAGGTCTTGTTGCATTTGATCGTTGCAGGACGCGCCGAAATTGGTATTGAGGTCTTTGGTCGTGCAACTTTCCGGCGTGCTCTTTTTGGGCTTGGCAAATACCCCGGACGGCAATACGATGCCGAGGACCAATAGGCCGGTGGCGACGGAGAGAATCAGGCGATGGTGTTTCATAACGCTCCTTATCGATGGTGAGGATCGAATGGATTCGCCGAGTTCGTTTCGTTCATGACGGATGACCTGTGTCCAATGGATCTCCGGTATCGCGCTCACCTCCTTGGTGAGTTACTGGATAATAGCCGGCGATGCCAGGCCGAAGACGACCAGTTGGAATTTTTCATTGGCGGACGGCGCCCCGTCGCGACGCGTGGTCAGTAAGGTGACGCCGGATGAATCCTTGAATATCCCGGAAAAGAAACCGCTCGAAGTCTGAATCGCATAGGTGCAATTGCCTTGATCGATGATCCGGAATTTCTCCCATGCCTGAACCTGCGTAGCGTCGGTGTGGAAAATGGGAGCGGAGCCGCCGACGCAAGGACCTCCGAAAAGCCCCCCACAGTCCGGCGTGTAATATTTCCTATCGTATTTCTCGACCTGCCCGCCGCCGCCGAGGGCGGTGAGGTAGGTCCGGCCATTCGCGGTTTGCAGGGCGTACGTGCCATCGCTCTGGCGGAACAGCTTGAATTTCATTTCCGCTTCGGCCGGCCTCGCGCTCAGGCCGAATCCCGGTTTTCCTTCCCAATTGTTGGAAGCCAAGAATTCTCCGTCTGCCGCCATGATCGCGTATTCATAGCCGGACCCAGGATCGCCGCACTTCACGATCCTAAACTGCTCCCAAGCTTGGATCTGTTTGGCGTCAGTGTGCAACGCATCTTGATACTTCCCTCCGGCGCCGACAGCCGTGAGAAAGTTTCCTTTGATCGTCCCGATACCATAATAGGTAGGAGGATGGCCGCTCATGTACACCAGCCGGAAACGTTCCCAATCCCTGGGTTGAGTGGCATCGGTATGGATCGCGTTTGCGGTCATGCCACCACCGTTCACGGCAGTCACATAGTTGCCGTTTGCTGTTTGAAAGGTCTTGTCGTAAGGCGAAGGCGGGGACGCGATGGCAAACTTGAATTTCTCCCATGCGCCGGCCGACGTGGCGCCTGTAATGACGGTGGGATCGCCGATCCGTCCTCCGCCGTTGATCGCGGTGAGGTAATAGCCTTTGGATGTCCTGAAGGCAAACTCACCTGGGTACGTACTGGTCAGACCAGTGGACAGCGTGCCAAGGACGGCGGTCTTGCCCTCCAGCACGGCGGGATTGAGCCGGGTTATTCCGCGTTCCTGAACCTCACCGGTCTCTGCGGGCACCTCGGTAATCGCGGGCTGTTCGTCTGGTATGACGGGAACGTCCATCTGTGAAATGCTCGCCTGTCCGCGCTCCTTGGGGACCGGTTCGGCAGTGGCGCAGCCGAACGCGAGCAGACAGGCACCGTACAATAACCTGGTCACGAGCGATCTGGTGTTCATTCCCTCTCCTCCTCTCACGCCGACGAAATCCATTCGTTAGACCGAGTTGCTCCCGGTCGCTTCCTCCGAATACGCTCCGAATCATTACCGTCTCTGCATCGGCGTGCACTCGCAACTTGTACTGCCGGAAGGACACGAGCCCTGACAAAATGGAGTCAACAATTGGCATTCCTGCTGGTTATGGCATTCGCATTTCGTGAATGTGAGAGGCACCTGATAGCTGCATAGATTCGGTGGCAGGGGAGGCATAGCGCCGCGGCTCATCGGGGTGAATTCACAATGGCTGCTGCCCGGAGGGCACGAGTTGGGAAACAAGGCCGTGAGCGCCTGGCATTCCGTCTGGCTGAAACATTTGCACTGCGTGAGCATCCAGGTCTCCTGATGGCAGAGTTGAGCGGGTGGTTCGGACGGAGGGAGCGGCTGCTTCCGTTGGAAATCCTTCTTGAATTGTCCGAAGTCGCCCTTCCCAAGGCCTCGCTCTTGCACATCATCGGGCGCCCCCTCTGTCGTCGATGGCGGAGGACTGATCTCCAGCTGTTGCGAGGGGGCCGACACTTCTTCTTGCCTTGGCGAGATCGGAGTGACGGGCTCATCCGCCCCTTGTGCTACCGCGCCGGCGAATAATGTCATCGGTATCGCCATGACCAGAAGGTTACGCATTAGTCTCCGAGCAATTTGAGCATTCATCATCACTTATTCGTTTCCTCCTGGGGTGGCGCAGTCGACTCCTCACCCTCGACGCCCCGCCGCATGATCGGAGCGTTCATCCCGGCTTTTGGGACAGGGGTTGTTCGCGGAGGAGGATTTGTCGGCGCGACCTGAAGCTGGCCCCCGTGAACTGCGCCCATATTGGCTTTTGGATTCTTGGGAGTCTGAAAGCTCTCGATTTGCTCACAATCTTTTCCGCCCTGCGCATTGGGAGCGCAGCACATGTAGTCTCCGCTACCGTTGCACTCGACCCACTGTCCAGGCTTATTCAGACAATGGAAGGCTCCGTCAGGAACACCCCCTTTGCATTTATCTGGATTTTTTATGGGTTCCGCTTTGGCCGGTATGGTGTGACTCAGGCACATATACATCAGAAGCATCGCCACACCGCCGCATCGGATCCAGCATCTGCTCATCATACGCACCGTCCTCTCTGGCCTTTGGCCTGTTGAAATCTTCGGTTCTCTGGAAAACAATCAGGTCCCCTCATGATTTGCGGTTTCACTCCTAGACTGGGAGCCAGCCAAGATTTATCTCTCACAGTCCCAGCCCACAGATGTCACCTGCCTTCCTTCTCCGAAGATAGAGGTTTCTCAATCTCGACCCCGCGACGCTGCAGCACCGGCGCATTTGACTTAGGGAGAACAGAGGGGCGGACGTTTCCTAATTGAGGCTTTTCCTCGAAACAACCGCCGGCGCAGCCGACGGGTCCTTGCGAGGGAACACACCCATGCACTGCGCTAAATACACACTGTCCCGCGGGGCTAACACACGCGCATACAGGTGACTCTCCAGGAGCGCCCGTCCCTTGTCGAATGGCGCGCTCTTGCACGTCTCCGGGACCAGTCATGGGGCCCTTTTCTTCTCGCGGCACCGGCGCCGTCTCTTGCGCGCCAGTATCTTTCTCCGCCTCACGGTCCCTGGCAGGGGATGGAGTCTGGGAGGGAAGCTCGCCCGCCAACAGCCGCGGAGCGAGCGGC from Nitrospira japonica harbors:
- a CDS encoding fascin domain-containing protein; the encoded protein is MNTRSLVTRLLYGACLLAFGCATAEPVPKERGQASISQMDVPVIPDEQPAITEVPAETGEVQERGITRLNPAVLEGKTAVLGTLSTGLTSTYPGEFAFRTSKGYYLTAINGGGRIGDPTVITGATSAGAWEKFKFAIASPPSPYDKTFQTANGNYVTAVNGGGMTANAIHTDATQPRDWERFRLVYMSGHPPTYYGIGTIKGNFLTAVGAGGKYQDALHTDAKQIQAWEQFRIVKCGDPGSGYEYAIMAADGEFLASNNWEGKPGFGLSARPAEAEMKFKLFRQSDGTYALQTANGRTYLTALGGGGQVEKYDRKYYTPDCGGLFGGPCVGGSAPIFHTDATQVQAWEKFRIIDQGNCTYAIQTSSGFFSGIFKDSSGVTLLTTRRDGAPSANEKFQLVVFGLASPAIIQ